From the Rhizobium leguminosarum bv. trifolii WSM1325 genome, one window contains:
- a CDS encoding conserved hypothetical protein (KEGG: hypothetical protein), giving the protein MRSTINLDDTLLDKARSLTGTKETAALIRQALETLVRVESGKRLIALGGTMPDAEAAPRRRSPASK; this is encoded by the coding sequence ATGCGATCAACGATCAATCTCGACGACACACTCTTGGACAAAGCAAGGTCCTTGACCGGCACCAAGGAGACCGCAGCGCTTATCCGCCAAGCGTTGGAGACACTTGTTCGCGTGGAATCGGGAAAACGCCTCATTGCGCTGGGAGGAACCATGCCCGACGCCGAGGCAGCTCCGCGCCGCCGGAGCCCGGCGTCTAAGTGA